A DNA window from uncultured Methanoregula sp. contains the following coding sequences:
- a CDS encoding response regulator, with product MKILIVEDSRTQAEYLRHILEDAGCLVMLSDNGSEALSQIARDPPSLILSDIVMPEMDGYELCSRIKQNSSTSKIPVILVTQLFDPVDVIRGLEAGADDFIIKPFDPEYVRVRIGSILTTMNQPDPDGPFRALTISLFGKTHTIPAGRVRILSILLSTYEVAVRKNVELEEARERLNALNEQLEQAIADLKQSNARLEQENIERRKVEKALDEANKKLNLMASITRHDVINQLNNQHESLETALSQSTNDPAKAWEHVRAAALIATQTLNSVRFTEDYQNVGVKAPQWQDLFSLVDTAGKNHSHGRVAVINEIPQGTEIYADPMIGKVFSNLIENTLKYGENATRIRFSTQNQGSDTVIIYEDDGVGIPAGRKAAIFSYEYGMTSGLGLFLSREILAITSISVRETGLAGSGVRFEIRCPAETIRAAGNQMP from the coding sequence ATGAAGATTCTGATTGTCGAAGACAGCCGGACCCAGGCAGAGTACCTGCGGCACATTCTTGAGGATGCCGGTTGCCTTGTCATGCTGTCGGACAATGGTTCCGAGGCACTCAGCCAGATTGCCCGGGACCCCCCGTCTCTCATCCTTTCGGATATTGTGATGCCGGAGATGGATGGCTATGAACTCTGCTCCCGGATCAAGCAGAATTCCTCAACCTCAAAGATCCCGGTAATCCTCGTGACCCAGCTCTTCGATCCGGTGGATGTGATACGGGGTTTGGAAGCCGGGGCGGATGATTTCATCATCAAGCCTTTTGATCCGGAATATGTCCGGGTAAGGATCGGGAGTATCCTTACTACCATGAACCAGCCGGATCCGGATGGCCCCTTCCGTGCGCTCACTATCTCCCTCTTTGGCAAGACCCACACCATTCCCGCTGGCAGGGTCAGGATCTTAAGCATTCTCCTTTCAACGTACGAAGTCGCGGTCAGGAAAAACGTGGAACTTGAAGAAGCCCGGGAAAGACTCAATGCACTCAATGAACAGCTTGAGCAGGCTATCGCCGATCTCAAACAATCCAACGCCCGGCTCGAACAGGAGAACATCGAACGCCGTAAGGTGGAGAAAGCGCTCGATGAGGCCAACAAAAAACTCAATCTCATGGCCAGCATCACCCGCCATGACGTGATCAACCAGCTCAATAACCAGCACGAATCGCTGGAAACAGCGCTCTCGCAGAGCACGAATGATCCGGCAAAAGCCTGGGAGCACGTCCGGGCTGCTGCTCTTATAGCAACACAGACCCTCAATTCGGTCCGATTCACGGAAGATTACCAGAACGTGGGGGTCAAGGCTCCCCAATGGCAGGATCTTTTCTCCCTTGTTGATACCGCCGGAAAAAACCATTCCCATGGCCGGGTCGCCGTCATCAACGAGATCCCGCAGGGAACGGAGATCTATGCCGATCCCATGATTGGGAAAGTGTTCTCGAATCTGATAGAGAATACCCTCAAATACGGAGAGAATGCTACCCGCATCCGGTTCAGTACTCAAAACCAGGGCTCGGACACGGTCATCATCTATGAAGATGACGGGGTCGGAATCCCGGCTGGCAGAAAAGCGGCAATCTTCAGTTACGAGTATGGGATGACGAGCGGCCTTGGCCTCTTTCTCTCCCGCGAAATTCTTGCCATAACATCCATCTCCGTCCGCGAGACCGGCCTGGCCGGTTCAGGGGTCCGGTTTGAGATCCGCTGCCCTGCAGAGACCATCAGGGCTGCCGGCAACCAGATGCCATGA
- a CDS encoding chemotaxis protein CheW, with translation MEQLLVFSVGDISCAIPLAATSRVIRMVKPVRNGNGRSWEAGVINLHGTTIPVLSMRSLFGFDRSTLRLTDMLIIAHTKSGDVALWVDATDGILESPAVSELPDISDMGQPEIAGLKKNSDGLLIIQNLDLVISSKTPLALGNNTRTLSDTNEPVEVFSQTEALLEERARKIAEPEDSASGNAVLEVLKFRLAYREYALEMNYIREVVLTGEITPVPGTPDYISGICVVRGEIISLVDLRALLSIPEKGLTDLNRVIVMTNRHLSFGILADHITGIGILELNKISSPTPGAGPVHCKYIKGVTDGFLTVLDADEFFQDPKMIIEDA, from the coding sequence GTGGAGCAGCTTCTTGTATTCTCGGTAGGGGATATCAGCTGTGCTATTCCTCTTGCTGCTACATCCCGGGTTATCCGGATGGTCAAACCGGTCCGGAACGGGAACGGCAGATCCTGGGAAGCCGGGGTGATCAACCTTCACGGGACCACAATCCCGGTCCTATCGATGAGATCCCTGTTTGGATTCGACAGATCCACACTCCGCCTTACCGACATGCTGATCATTGCCCATACAAAAAGCGGCGATGTTGCCCTCTGGGTTGATGCGACAGACGGGATACTTGAAAGCCCTGCGGTATCAGAACTCCCTGATATCTCTGACATGGGGCAGCCGGAAATAGCCGGGCTAAAGAAGAATAGCGATGGGTTGTTGATAATTCAAAATCTCGATCTCGTTATCTCCAGCAAAACCCCCCTCGCTCTTGGGAACAACACTCGTACTCTTTCAGATACAAATGAACCGGTCGAGGTTTTTTCTCAAACGGAAGCGCTCCTTGAGGAGCGGGCACGAAAGATTGCGGAACCTGAAGATAGCGCTTCCGGGAATGCGGTTCTTGAGGTCCTCAAATTCCGGCTGGCGTACCGGGAGTATGCCCTTGAGATGAACTATATCCGTGAAGTTGTCCTTACCGGGGAGATAACGCCGGTTCCCGGGACTCCGGACTATATCTCCGGGATCTGCGTTGTCCGGGGGGAGATCATCTCTCTTGTCGATCTTCGCGCCCTGCTCTCCATTCCTGAAAAGGGCCTCACCGATCTGAACCGCGTGATTGTCATGACCAACCGGCACCTGTCGTTTGGTATCCTCGCAGATCATATCACCGGTATCGGGATTCTTGAACTGAATAAGATATCATCCCCCACTCCGGGTGCGGGACCTGTTCATTGCAAATATATTAAGGGCGTTACTGACGGATTCCTTACGGTCCTTGACGCAGATGAGTTCTTCCAGGATCCCAAGATGATTATCGAAGATGCCTGA
- a CDS encoding response regulator, producing MTGPDAEFQKRLLATFRDEAEEHLGAMGSLLLEMENAGSSADPGLIERTYRTTHSLKGAARAVSQKEIESVCQNLENVFSRMKKGTFTPDAEAFDLFHQAIKVVQCLIAGKTPQGLSSVGIVTALRALTAKESSKSEAPETEPSGSPIIPFPDNQSPRSGSIGKPGEKSESPRPDTAQSPGTRPARSENTSQEMFGFPVMGIVSEKTGVESGTVRIAAHKLDRLIAGSDDLLTTRLFITHRMRELEEMMGRFTVWRWNQALISSDLYLFRETISSIRKSTLPPDLIPPLERLIKFMDYDREFVTYLQHDLLAHIRATDRDRSALEASTLEISDLIHDAVLLPVSSILQSFPGLVREYSRSTGKQVELVTDGGEIEVDRRILDALKDPLMHLVYNGIDHGIEYPDIRAARNKPVRGQVQIKVFPLSGGKVGIEVSDDGTGIDGSAIRKTAVKNGLITEREETQLTDEEAVWLIFRSGLSMSQNVTEISGRGLGLAIVEDSVTRLGGSVTVSSVIGSGTSIIMRVPVRLVTFRGVVVRLGNRMYVLPMQQVRQVLRIRADAIVQKGDRPMLSFHNELISIVHLSELLSTPHPGVPPGKDTPSSLVVIAYGAGKVACIVDEVIRVQEIVVRPLGSQLRRVRRIAGAAILGDGSVALVLDTPDLVQEALKTTGTTPPVAYANLTAPRILVVEDSVTSRTFLQMLLERDGYQVQTATDGIQALGMLKEQLFDLVVSDVDMPRMSGFTLTEKIRADRRLSGIPVVLVTSLDSKEDEQHGIAIGADAYVIKSGFEKNNLQTIVRDLIKKIRHPGR from the coding sequence ATGACCGGACCGGATGCTGAATTCCAGAAACGGCTTCTTGCCACATTCCGGGATGAAGCCGAAGAACATCTCGGCGCGATGGGAAGCCTTCTCCTGGAGATGGAGAATGCCGGCTCGTCCGCGGACCCCGGGCTCATCGAGCGCACGTACCGGACAACCCACAGCCTCAAGGGTGCTGCCCGGGCAGTCAGCCAGAAGGAGATCGAATCGGTCTGCCAGAATCTGGAAAATGTCTTTTCGCGGATGAAAAAAGGGACATTCACTCCGGATGCCGAAGCGTTCGATCTTTTTCATCAGGCAATCAAGGTGGTGCAGTGCCTCATTGCAGGCAAGACGCCACAGGGTCTCTCTTCGGTAGGGATTGTCACTGCACTCCGTGCACTAACCGCCAAAGAGTCCTCAAAAAGCGAGGCCCCCGAGACGGAACCTTCTGGCAGTCCCATCATACCCTTTCCTGATAATCAGTCCCCCCGATCGGGTAGTATCGGCAAGCCGGGAGAAAAAAGTGAGAGCCCGCGTCCCGATACTGCACAATCTCCTGGCACCCGTCCCGCCCGGTCGGAAAATACCAGCCAGGAAATGTTCGGTTTCCCGGTAATGGGGATTGTTTCCGAAAAAACCGGTGTTGAGAGCGGGACCGTACGGATTGCTGCCCACAAGCTCGACCGGCTCATCGCTGGATCGGACGATCTTCTCACTACCCGGCTTTTCATCACGCACCGGATGCGGGAGCTTGAAGAGATGATGGGCCGTTTTACGGTCTGGCGATGGAACCAGGCGCTTATTTCCTCAGATCTCTACCTGTTCCGGGAGACAATAAGCAGTATCCGGAAATCCACACTTCCCCCCGATCTCATCCCCCCGCTCGAACGTCTCATCAAATTCATGGACTATGATCGCGAGTTCGTCACGTATCTCCAGCACGACCTGTTGGCGCATATCCGGGCAACTGACCGGGACCGCTCGGCACTGGAGGCGAGCACGCTTGAGATCTCGGACCTGATCCACGATGCGGTGCTTCTGCCGGTATCGAGTATACTCCAGTCTTTTCCCGGGCTTGTCCGGGAATATTCCCGAAGCACCGGAAAACAGGTTGAACTTGTCACCGACGGGGGAGAGATCGAAGTCGACCGCCGTATCCTGGATGCACTCAAAGATCCGCTCATGCACCTGGTCTACAATGGCATCGATCACGGGATCGAGTACCCGGATATCCGGGCGGCCCGGAACAAGCCCGTCCGCGGCCAGGTGCAGATCAAGGTCTTCCCTCTTTCCGGAGGCAAGGTCGGTATCGAAGTGAGCGACGACGGAACCGGCATCGATGGCAGCGCAATACGGAAGACTGCCGTGAAAAACGGGCTGATTACCGAACGGGAAGAAACACAGCTTACCGATGAAGAAGCCGTCTGGCTGATCTTCCGTTCGGGGCTCTCAATGAGCCAGAATGTTACAGAAATCTCCGGCAGGGGACTTGGTCTTGCCATTGTTGAGGATTCCGTCACCCGTCTCGGGGGATCGGTAACCGTCTCTTCCGTGATCGGGAGCGGAACCAGTATCATCATGCGTGTCCCGGTGAGGCTCGTGACGTTCAGGGGGGTTGTCGTCCGCCTGGGAAACCGCATGTATGTGCTTCCCATGCAGCAGGTCCGCCAGGTCCTTCGTATACGGGCTGATGCAATCGTTCAGAAAGGGGATCGCCCCATGCTGTCGTTCCACAATGAGCTTATCAGTATCGTGCATCTCTCCGAACTTCTCTCAACCCCTCACCCGGGGGTCCCACCCGGCAAGGACACCCCGTCTTCCCTTGTGGTCATCGCATATGGAGCCGGCAAGGTCGCCTGCATAGTTGACGAAGTGATCCGGGTTCAGGAGATCGTGGTGCGGCCTCTCGGGAGTCAGCTCCGTCGCGTGAGACGGATTGCCGGCGCTGCAATCCTGGGAGACGGGAGTGTTGCACTTGTACTTGACACTCCGGACCTGGTTCAGGAAGCTCTCAAGACCACCGGCACGACCCCGCCGGTTGCGTATGCCAATCTCACTGCACCCCGCATTCTTGTTGTTGAGGACTCCGTCACCTCGCGAACCTTCCTCCAGATGCTCCTTGAACGCGATGGCTACCAGGTCCAGACTGCAACGGACGGTATCCAGGCACTCGGAATGCTCAAGGAGCAGCTGTTCGATCTCGTGGTCTCGGATGTCGATATGCCCCGGATGAGCGGATTTACGTTAACGGAAAAAATCCGAGCCGATAGACGGCTTTCTGGCATTCCGGTTGTCCTGGTCACATCGCTTGATTCAAAGGAGGACGAGCAGCACGGGATCGCGATCGGGGCCGATGCGTACGTGATTAAGAGCGGGTTTGAAAAGAACAACCTGCAAACCATTGTCAGAGACCTGATAAAAAAAATCCGGCACCCTGGCCGGTAA
- a CDS encoding molybdopterin-dependent oxidoreductase: MDFTYVPSTCPYCGNGCGINLVVKDGKVAGISPWHRNPVNEGKVCIRGNKSFEFVNSPARITTPLIKKDGKFAEASWEDAYKEIAGHLKGAKADEIAFVASGRACNEDNYVFKNLAANVIKTANIDYCGRRCNGEVVRSIASAFGTGAMTNSVADISQAKAILVVGSNPLDENPLAGRQIILARKNGAKVIVLDARTTATARIADLHVACNPGTEVAFLMGLMNAIISAGKENKDFIAKKTKDFEKVKGAVAPCSPDQVAKICGVAAETVAKAAEIYAAAPACVITSAGASDGELAKACIDIQILTGNVGKAGAGVNLLRGKSNGQGAMDMGCVPGANGQNLPQMIDAINAGKIKTMYVMGENVAAGGAKAVEALGKLGFLVVQDMFMTETAAKAHVVLPSAAFAERDGTVTNSERRVQRVRKAVEPAGSAKADWQIICDVAKALGAEKDYAFKSAEEVFTDIAKHVPHYAGITYAALEKPEAVQWPAAGGKFGTAILFADKFGTSDGKAAFATFAFKAPEAVSTEFPFAVAPQWPMGTLSLNTPSIVREWPEAKIVINKEDAKKLGINAGTKVKVSAKAGSADLVADVTTAIKPGVVSFPLTFAAATVKLEKTEVQ, translated from the coding sequence ATGGACTTCACATACGTACCAAGCACCTGCCCCTACTGTGGCAATGGTTGCGGTATCAACCTGGTCGTCAAGGATGGCAAGGTTGCCGGGATATCACCCTGGCACCGCAACCCGGTCAACGAGGGCAAGGTCTGTATACGCGGCAACAAATCGTTCGAATTTGTCAACAGCCCGGCCCGGATTACCACCCCGCTCATAAAAAAAGACGGCAAGTTCGCCGAAGCCAGCTGGGAAGATGCATACAAGGAGATTGCAGGCCACCTGAAAGGCGCCAAGGCTGACGAGATCGCCTTTGTCGCATCCGGCCGCGCCTGCAATGAGGACAACTACGTCTTCAAGAACCTTGCAGCCAATGTCATCAAGACTGCCAACATCGACTACTGCGGCCGCCGCTGCAATGGTGAGGTTGTCAGGAGCATCGCATCTGCATTCGGGACCGGTGCAATGACCAACTCTGTTGCTGACATCAGCCAGGCCAAGGCTATCCTTGTCGTGGGTTCGAACCCGCTCGATGAGAATCCACTCGCCGGACGACAGATCATCCTTGCCCGGAAGAACGGGGCAAAAGTCATTGTTCTTGACGCCCGCACAACGGCAACTGCCCGCATCGCCGACCTTCACGTTGCCTGCAACCCGGGTACCGAAGTTGCCTTCCTGATGGGACTCATGAACGCCATCATCAGCGCCGGTAAGGAGAACAAGGACTTCATTGCAAAGAAGACCAAGGACTTCGAAAAAGTCAAGGGTGCCGTCGCGCCGTGCAGTCCCGACCAGGTTGCCAAGATCTGCGGTGTCGCAGCCGAGACTGTTGCAAAGGCTGCCGAGATTTACGCTGCAGCACCTGCCTGTGTCATCACTTCGGCAGGAGCATCAGACGGTGAACTTGCCAAGGCATGTATTGACATCCAGATCCTCACCGGCAATGTCGGCAAGGCTGGCGCAGGTGTCAACCTCCTCCGCGGCAAGAGCAATGGCCAGGGCGCCATGGACATGGGCTGCGTTCCCGGTGCAAACGGCCAGAACCTCCCCCAGATGATCGATGCGATCAACGCGGGCAAGATCAAGACCATGTACGTCATGGGCGAGAATGTTGCAGCCGGTGGCGCAAAAGCAGTCGAAGCCCTCGGCAAACTCGGTTTCCTCGTTGTCCAGGACATGTTCATGACCGAGACTGCGGCAAAGGCCCATGTTGTCCTGCCGTCTGCAGCTTTTGCAGAGCGCGACGGGACTGTTACGAACAGCGAACGCCGCGTCCAGCGCGTCAGAAAGGCTGTCGAGCCCGCAGGATCCGCAAAGGCGGACTGGCAGATCATCTGCGATGTGGCAAAAGCACTCGGTGCCGAGAAGGACTATGCATTCAAGAGTGCAGAAGAAGTCTTTACTGACATCGCAAAACATGTTCCCCACTATGCCGGCATCACCTACGCCGCCCTCGAGAAACCCGAGGCAGTCCAGTGGCCCGCAGCCGGTGGAAAATTCGGAACCGCCATCCTCTTTGCCGACAAGTTCGGAACCTCCGATGGCAAGGCAGCATTTGCAACCTTTGCATTCAAGGCCCCCGAAGCAGTCAGCACAGAATTCCCGTTCGCGGTTGCTCCCCAGTGGCCCATGGGGACCCTCTCCCTGAATACCCCGTCCATTGTCCGGGAATGGCCGGAAGCAAAAATTGTCATCAACAAGGAAGATGCCAAGAAACTCGGCATCAATGCAGGCACAAAGGTCAAAGTATCCGCAAAAGCCGGCTCTGCAGACCTTGTAGCTGACGTGACCACTGCAATCAAGCCGGGCGTTGTCTCGTTCCCGCTCACGTTTGCAGCTGCCACGGTGAAACTCGAGAAGACGGAGGTGCAGTAA
- a CDS encoding Coenzyme F420 hydrogenase/dehydrogenase, beta subunit C-terminal domain, whose amino-acid sequence MAKKGDMLYAWTNDADIKKKAELGGAVTALWKHALDAKVVDAVLVISKGKDLYDAKPTLVKSSAELANTAGSLHCGTLLLPKLIKKYFDGASDMKLGVTVKGCDAMAFYELAKRKQINLDNIIMIGVNCGGSVSPVLARKMIADKYGVDPDMVHKEEIDKGQFIIEFEGGHKGISVDELEEHGYGRRSNCRRCKMKVPRQADLACGNWGVIGEKAGKATFVEVCSEKGAKLIDGAVKSGVLSTEASNPKGLEIRGKVEGAMLKLGEKWRKHDFEALGEGKDRLKKIMSETSRCIKCYSCISACPICYCIDCSTKNPAYVTPGEVPPNFMFHLIRFAHIADSCVNCGQCQELCPSEIPNALFMHSQQVELEKMFGHVPGVDMELPLMAYAEEKTERSRLHNTGSDMIYLNVFNPLKGH is encoded by the coding sequence ATGGCAAAGAAAGGCGACATGCTGTATGCATGGACCAATGATGCGGACATCAAGAAGAAGGCAGAGCTCGGTGGTGCTGTCACCGCGCTCTGGAAACACGCGCTCGATGCCAAGGTTGTTGATGCAGTTCTCGTCATCTCCAAGGGTAAGGATCTCTATGATGCAAAACCGACTCTTGTGAAGAGCTCGGCAGAACTTGCCAACACGGCCGGATCGCTCCACTGCGGTACCCTGCTCCTGCCCAAGCTCATCAAGAAGTATTTCGATGGCGCTTCCGACATGAAACTCGGTGTCACCGTCAAGGGCTGCGATGCCATGGCCTTCTACGAACTGGCCAAGAGGAAGCAGATCAACCTCGACAACATCATCATGATCGGTGTCAACTGCGGTGGATCGGTCAGCCCGGTCCTTGCCCGCAAGATGATTGCCGACAAGTATGGCGTTGACCCGGATATGGTCCACAAGGAAGAGATCGACAAGGGCCAGTTCATCATCGAGTTCGAGGGTGGCCACAAGGGCATCTCTGTGGATGAACTCGAAGAACACGGTTATGGCCGGCGCAGCAACTGCCGCCGCTGCAAGATGAAAGTCCCCCGCCAGGCAGACCTTGCCTGCGGTAACTGGGGAGTCATCGGAGAGAAAGCCGGAAAAGCCACGTTTGTTGAGGTCTGCTCCGAGAAAGGTGCCAAACTGATCGACGGCGCTGTCAAGTCCGGTGTGCTCTCAACCGAGGCATCCAACCCCAAGGGCCTTGAGATCCGCGGAAAAGTCGAGGGAGCCATGCTCAAGCTCGGCGAGAAGTGGCGCAAGCACGACTTCGAAGCACTCGGAGAAGGTAAGGACCGGTTAAAGAAGATCATGAGCGAGACCTCCCGCTGTATCAAGTGCTACAGCTGTATCTCGGCCTGCCCGATCTGCTACTGCATTGACTGCTCCACGAAGAACCCGGCTTATGTCACCCCGGGAGAAGTTCCACCGAACTTCATGTTCCACCTCATCCGCTTTGCCCACATTGCGGACTCCTGCGTGAACTGCGGTCAGTGTCAGGAACTCTGCCCGTCAGAGATCCCCAACGCCCTCTTCATGCATTCCCAGCAGGTCGAGCTTGAAAAGATGTTCGGGCATGTGCCCGGTGTCGACATGGAGCTCCCGCTCATGGCCTATGCAGAGGAAAAAACCGAGCGCTCGCGGCTGCACAACACCGGCAGCGACATGATCTACCTGAACGTGTTCAACCCTCTCAAGGGACACTAA
- a CDS encoding Cache 3/Cache 2 fusion domain-containing protein, producing MFEFFSNLKVGTKILVICLFLAIIPTLLLGLVAYSSSSTVINEQIQTLLETQVQDMKGWTNDVYKLTRNKVNSDLNVAKQNFYGKGTPQIVNGRMALVDSKGNEYIVNDNFEIVDKIQSLVGGAATVFQVYNDTYATRISTNVLDTNGKRAIGTPLTDNVYEVAVKKGETYYGRRDLFGTDYVTAYEPIRDPHGKVIGVLFVGTAEGQTLDVVKKSIRETVVGQHGYMYVIDSSGNVLVHPSLEGQNWIDKDYVKEMFKNKEGAVPHEVNGTKVLDAYTYYEPLDWYIVSRAELSDFTAPIDTIRNTIFALVFGSMAIGIAVAVLFGRSISGPLQQVVVMIKELRNGHLSARLNIRRKDEIGMMSATMDEFADDLQTNVVGGIKKIANGEYIERFSEPVDEQDEIRPALKMMVDSLDHLHKETIKLTDAARAGDLSVRGDETAFRGGYRMIIAGFNKTLETITEPVNEAMRLARFYASGDLTARFDEKIPVAGEFVAYRDALNTIGIELQRMMKLINEELYEGISVLSSASSEILTITTQLSTASSQTATTVNESSDTVESVRTKTDLINQKTKEVSEKAVNALNVSIDGQKSVQEILDGMNHIQRQMDMIGMNVIKLSEQSQAIGEIIATVTDISEQSNLLAVNASIEAAKAGEFGKGFAVVAHEIHNLAEQSKQATANIRTILTDIQRGVSSTVISTEKGTSSVADAVRLTTDAREAIEVLTRSTAESSRQAIEIASSIHEQAAGMDQISVAMEKIRDAAQKNLQITRQAEKTAEDLHELGLRLKKLTVQYHV from the coding sequence ATGTTCGAGTTTTTCTCCAACCTGAAAGTGGGAACCAAGATCCTGGTCATCTGTCTGTTCCTTGCCATCATCCCGACACTGCTGCTCGGGCTTGTTGCGTATTCCAGCTCAAGCACGGTTATCAACGAGCAAATCCAGACCCTTCTCGAAACCCAGGTCCAGGACATGAAAGGCTGGACCAATGATGTGTACAAGCTGACGCGGAACAAGGTCAACAGCGATCTCAACGTGGCCAAACAGAATTTTTACGGGAAAGGAACCCCGCAGATTGTCAATGGCAGGATGGCCCTTGTCGACAGCAAGGGCAATGAGTACATTGTCAATGATAATTTTGAGATCGTGGACAAGATCCAGTCGCTTGTGGGCGGTGCGGCAACCGTCTTCCAGGTCTACAATGATACGTACGCGACCCGCATCTCCACCAATGTTCTCGACACGAACGGGAAGCGGGCTATCGGGACTCCCCTCACGGACAATGTGTATGAAGTTGCCGTGAAGAAAGGCGAGACCTATTACGGGCGCCGCGACCTGTTCGGGACGGACTATGTCACCGCGTATGAACCGATCCGGGATCCCCACGGAAAGGTGATAGGCGTCCTCTTTGTCGGGACGGCTGAGGGGCAGACCCTCGATGTCGTGAAAAAGAGCATCCGGGAAACCGTTGTGGGTCAGCACGGGTACATGTACGTGATTGACAGTTCCGGAAACGTTCTTGTGCATCCGAGCCTCGAAGGACAGAACTGGATCGACAAGGATTATGTCAAGGAGATGTTCAAGAACAAGGAAGGAGCGGTTCCCCACGAAGTGAACGGAACGAAAGTTCTTGACGCGTACACGTATTACGAGCCGCTCGACTGGTATATAGTCTCGCGTGCGGAGCTCTCCGACTTCACTGCACCGATCGATACCATCCGGAACACGATCTTTGCCCTCGTCTTCGGATCGATGGCGATCGGGATCGCGGTTGCCGTCCTCTTTGGGCGGTCCATATCCGGCCCCCTCCAGCAGGTGGTCGTGATGATCAAGGAGCTCAGGAACGGCCATCTGTCAGCCCGGCTCAATATCCGGCGCAAAGATGAAATTGGGATGATGTCCGCGACCATGGATGAATTCGCCGATGATCTCCAGACCAATGTTGTCGGGGGCATCAAGAAGATTGCGAACGGTGAATACATCGAGAGGTTCTCAGAACCGGTGGACGAACAGGACGAGATCCGGCCCGCGCTCAAGATGATGGTCGACTCCCTGGATCATCTCCATAAGGAGACGATCAAACTCACCGATGCCGCCAGGGCGGGCGACCTGTCCGTGCGGGGGGACGAGACGGCGTTCCGTGGCGGGTACCGGATGATCATTGCCGGTTTCAATAAGACGCTTGAGACGATCACGGAGCCGGTGAACGAAGCAATGCGCCTTGCACGGTTTTATGCCTCGGGCGACCTGACCGCCCGGTTCGATGAGAAGATCCCGGTTGCCGGCGAATTTGTCGCGTACCGCGATGCGCTCAACACCATCGGTATCGAACTGCAGCGCATGATGAAGCTGATCAATGAGGAACTCTACGAGGGCATCTCCGTCCTGTCCTCGGCTTCAAGCGAGATCCTGACGATCACGACACAATTGTCAACCGCCAGCTCCCAGACCGCAACAACCGTGAACGAATCGTCCGACACGGTCGAGAGCGTCCGGACCAAGACCGATCTCATCAACCAGAAGACAAAAGAGGTCTCCGAGAAAGCGGTCAATGCGCTCAACGTATCCATCGATGGCCAGAAGTCCGTGCAGGAGATTCTGGACGGTATGAATCATATCCAGCGGCAGATGGACATGATCGGGATGAACGTCATCAAGCTTTCCGAACAGAGCCAGGCTATCGGGGAGATCATCGCAACTGTCACAGATATATCGGAGCAATCCAACCTGCTTGCAGTGAATGCATCCATTGAAGCGGCAAAAGCCGGGGAATTCGGAAAAGGTTTCGCCGTGGTTGCCCATGAGATCCATAACCTTGCCGAGCAGTCCAAGCAGGCAACTGCGAACATCCGTACTATCCTGACCGATATCCAGCGGGGCGTCTCCTCCACCGTGATATCGACCGAGAAGGGAACCAGCTCTGTGGCAGATGCGGTCCGGCTGACAACCGATGCCCGCGAGGCAATCGAAGTCCTGACCCGTTCAACCGCAGAATCCTCCCGCCAGGCCATCGAGATAGCATCGTCTATCCACGAGCAGGCAGCCGGGATGGACCAGATCTCGGTTGCCATGGAAAAGATCCGGGATGCAGCACAGAAAAACCTCCAGATTACCCGCCAGGCTGAAAAGACTGCGGAAGACCTGCATGAACTGGGCCTCCGGTTAAAGAAACTCACGGTCCAGTACCATGTGTAA